A segment of the Sphingomonas kaistensis genome:
TCTTGCCGATCGAGTTCATGTTGCGCGCGGTGCCAGACGCGACCGCAGGGAGCTTCAATTTGCTGGAGCCGATGCCCTCGCCATAGCTGACGTAGATGGCGCGTGGTCCTAGCGCCATGCGTTCGCCGGCCACGTTGCGCGCCTCGTCCAGCATCGCCTGGGTCGGCTTGGCGTCGATGACATGCGCCATTACCCGGCTGCCCTTGTCGTCGTCGAACGGATTGGCGGCTGCAAGGTCGGCCATTTCCTTGGCCGAGCGGACGAAGATGGGCACCTCGCGGCCGAAGAAATCGGCGACCCTGGCGGCGAGGCAGGCCTGGACCTTCTTCTCGCTGTCGGCGCTGGTGAAGAGGAGGTTGCCGCTGGCGATGAAGGTGCGGACATGTCCGAACCCGCATTCCTCGCCCATGCGCTTCAATTCGCTCATCGGCAGCTTGCCGGTTCCCGCGACGTTCACCGCGCGGAGCAGCGCGACGTAGGCGGTCACCCGAACAGCTCGTCCAGATAGTCGTGGAGCGCGGCCCAGCTGCGGCGAGCGGCAGCGGCATTGTAATCGACCCCTGGGATGTTGAGCCCGGCCGCCTTGGGGTTGGTGAAGCCGTGGCCGGTGTGGCCGTAGCCGTGGATCTGCCAGTCGGCCCCGGCGTCGGTCAGCTCTTTCGCCAGCGCCACGACGGCATCGGGCGGGACCATCGGATCGTCCCACCCATGATAGGCGACGACCTTGGCCTTGATCGGCTGGGCCGGCAGGTCGGGGGCGTCGAACAGGCCGTGGAAGCTGGCGACACCCGCAATGTCTGCGCCCGAGCGGGCGAGGTCGAGGACGCACAGGCCGCCGAAGCAGAAGCCGATGGCGGCGATCCGGGCGGGGTCGGTGCCCTCCTGCGCCCTGGCGAGCTCGACGATCGCGAGCATCCGGTCGCGCAGCGCCGCGCGATCGGACTTGAGGCGGGTCATATGCCCGAAGGCGGCGTCGCGTTGGTCAGGCCCGTCATAGCTGCAGCCCCACAGGTCGGCGATCAGGCAGGCATAGCCGCGGCCGGCGAGGTCGCGGGCAAAGCCTTTCTCGAGATCGGTGATGCCGGCGAAGGTCGGCACGATGATCACCGTGCCGCGTGACGCCCCGCCGGTTCCGACAGGGACGCTGTGCAGCTGCTCGCCGCGAAACGCGTGCGCGATGGTGGTCTCGTTCATGCCGGCTCCTCCCAAGCGATCGATCAGCCGCCGCCGCGCCGCTCGATGGTCGCGCCGACGGCGGAGAGCTTCTCTTCCAGCCGCTCATAGCCGCGATCGAGGTGATAGACGCGCAGCACCTCGGTTTCGCCCTCCGCGGCCAGGCCGGCGATGATCAGGCTCATCGAGGCGCGCAGGTCGGTCGCCATCACCTTTGCGCCAGTCATGTGGTCGACCCCGTGGACGATGGCCGAGCGGCCGCGCACGTCGATGTTGGCGCCCATTCGGCGAAGCTCGGGCACGTGCATGTAGCGATTCTCGAAGATGGTTTCCTCGAGGAAGCTCTCGCCCTTCGCGCGGCACAGCATGGCCATGAATTGCGCCTGCATGTCGGTCGCGAAGCCGGGGAAAGGCGCGGTCGACAGGGCGAGCGGGCGCAGCGGCCCGTCGGCGCTGACCTTCATGCCGTGATCGTGGAATTCGATCATCAACCCGGCCTGGACCAGCGCGTTGGTGGTCGCCAGCATGTCCTCGGGGCGGATTCCGATCAGGTCGACGCTGCCGCCGGTGATCCCTGCCGCGCAGGCATAGCTTCCGGCCTCGATCCGGTCGGGCATCACCGCATAGGTGCAGCCGTGAAGCTTCTCGACGCCTTCGATCTTGATGTGCGGGCTGCCTTCGCCCTCGATATGGGCGCCCATCTTTTGCAGCAGGCGGCAGAGGTCGACGATCTCGGGCTCGCGGGCGGCATTGTAGAGGTTGGTTCGTCCGGCGGCGAGGACGGCGGCCATGACCGCATTCTCGGTCGCGCCGACCGACACCACGGGGAAGGTGAAGTCGCCGCCCGAAAGGCGCTTGCCGCCCGGCGCGGTGGCACGGACGAAACCGGCGGCGATCTCGATCTCGGCGCCGATCGCCTCGAGCGCCTGGAGGTGAAGGTCGATCGGGCGGTCGCCGATCGCGCAGCCGCCGGGCAGGGAGACGGTGGCATCGCCGGCGCGGGCCAGCAGCGGCCCGAGCACCAGGATCGACGCGCGCATCCGCCGCACCATGTCATAGGGCGCGACGGTGGAAATGAGGTTCTCGGCGCGCAGGGTCATGCGGCGGCCGATCTCGCCCTTGTGCATGCCCTCGATCTTGGTCGACACGCCAAGCTCGTTCATCAGGTGGCCGAAGCTGTCGACGTCGGCGAGACGCGGCAGGTTGCTGAGGGTCAGCTTCTCATCGGTCAGGATGGCGCAGGGCAGCAGGGTCAGCGCGCTGTTCTTCGCGCCGGAAATGGGGATGGCTCCTTCGAGCCGCTTGCCCCCCTGAATGACAATCGAGTCCATCAGCGGCGTTTAGAACTTCGTTGCGGGCGCGCAAGGTGCGCCGGGCGTCAGGCCTTTTCCAGCGTGCACTGGAGGGGGTGCTGGTTCTCCCGCGCGAAGTCGATGACCTGGCTGACCTTGGTCTCGGCGACTTCGTAGGTGAAGACGCCGCACACGCCGACGCCCTGCTGGTGGACCTGGAGCATGACCCGCGTCGCATCCTCGATGCTCATCGAGAAGAATTGCTGCAGGCACAGGACGACGAACTCCATCGGAGTATAATCGTCGTTCAGCATCAGCACCTTGTAGTTGCTCGGCTTGCGGGTGCGCGGGCGGGTGCGGGTGACGACACCGCGCTCGATCTCCTCGACGCCGTCGGACTTGCCCGGGCGGTCGTCCTCGCCGGCCATGTGGATGCTGTCGATCATAGGCACGCCGTAAGATAGGGAAGCCGGACCCGCCTTGCCAAGACGGGCAGGCGGCCATGTGCCTCGATTAAGCCCGAAAGCCAAACGTGAAAGCGGCCGCCCCCATGATACGCAAGGGGCGGCCGCAAGACTGCTGACAGGAGGAGGAGTTATCAGGCAGTCATCTCGTTGATCTTTTCGGCGTTCAGCGACGCGCGGTTCGACAGCGGCTGGATGGCCTCGCCGGCGAGCTTGACCGACGCTTCGGTCAGCTGGCTGAGGCTGGCGACCATGCGGTCGAAGTTCGACTTGGCGATTTCGCTCTGCAGCTGGAAGAACTCGGTCGGGCTCGAGACCTGGGCCAGGCTCTTCAGCTCGGCGACGTTCTGCTCGATGCCTTCACGGACGCGGCCCAGCGCATCCTCGCCGACAGTCTTGGCGCCGGTAGCGGCGATCTTGCCGGCCTCGACGACGGCCTCGACATTGGCGCGGGTCAGTTCGGCCAGTTCCTCGGCACCCTTGCGGCTCTTCTCGATCACTTCCTGGCCCTTGCTGCCGGCGTCGGCGAACAGGTTCTGGATGCGATCCATGCCGGGAACGGCGGCGAACGGCTGGAAATTGGTGAAGCTGTTGGTCGGGTTGAAGTTCATGGTGGTGTCCTCGATCTGGCGCGCGACCTTGGCGGCGCGCGGCGTGGTGTTCTTGACGGTCTGGCCACCGGCAGCCTTGCGGGCCCGCGGCTTGCGCTCGGTCTTCACCCGGCGCGCATTCACCTTCTTGACCGCTTCGACGACGGCAGCCTCGACGGGCTCGGCCTGCTCGACGGCGGTTTCGATGGTCTCGTTGTTCACAGTGTCGGTCATCATCATTCCCTTGTTGCACTGCACAATATAGTGCGCTGCACAAGATATCAAGTGTTTTGTTCGCACTTGCAGCATTGACGCTGATGCCTCGCCGATTGCAAGAGCGCGCATGGATTCTTCGCTTCGCACTCGCCGCGGCCTGCTGATCGTGCTTTCCTCACCTTCGGGGGCGGGCAAGTCGACCATCAGCCGGATGCTGATGGAGGAAGATCCCACCATCACCATGTCGATCAGCGCGACCACCCGGCCGATGCGCGAGGGCGAGGTGGCAGACGTCGACTATCATTTCGTCGACGAGGCCGAGTTCGAGCATCTGATCGAGGCCGACGAGCTGGCCGAATGGGCCTATGTCTTCGGGCATCGCTACGGCAGCCCGAAGGAGCCGATCAAGGAAGCGCTGAAAGCCGGTCGCGACACCTTGTTCGACATCGACTGGCAGGGCACTCAGCAGCTCGAATATGCCTTTCGCACCGACCTGGTGAAGATCTTCATCCTGCCGCCTTCGATGACCGAACTGGAGCGGCGGTTGACTGATCGCGGAACCGACGAGCCGGAGGTGATCGACTTCCGGATGCGCCGGGCGGCGGCCGAGATCGGGCATTGGGCGGAGTATGACTATGTCCTCATCAACGAGGACGTCGAGCGGTGCGCCGCCAAGGTGAAGGCGATCGTCGAGGCCGAGCGGCTGCGGCGCGAGCGCCAGCCCTATCTCCTCAACTTCGTCCGGCACCTGGTCGAAAAGCCGAACTAGGCGGCGGGCAGCAGCGCCAGCAGGCGGGCGCCGGCGCGGAAATCGGCCTCGCGGGCGGCCATCGCCTTTTCCGCTTCCTCGTCGGAACCCCATTGGTCGAGCTGCCAGCGCTCGTCGAGGCTGACCGCGTGCCACGCCTCGTCGACTCCGACCGCGCCCTCGTAAAGCGCGAGTGCGGCGACCAGCGATCCGCCGACGGTGACCAGCGGCGACAAGGCGGCGAGCGCGAACGGATCCAGCGCGTGCACCGCCTGGGTCAGCCGGTCGCGGGTCGCCTGCGGCTGGTCCACCGGCGCGACGCCGTGGATCACTTCGAAATCGACGTCGTAGCGGCGGCGGGCCCAGCGCAGCAGCGGATCCCAGGCAGCGGCCTGCGCGGCGATCAATTTATCCGGAGAATCGGCGCGGTAACAGAGAAGATCGCTGTTCGCGTAGCGGGCGAGGCCTTCGGCGAAGCTGTCGGGGCGCGGCGCGACATGGTCGATCGCGGCATTCGCAAGCCCCGTCAGCGGCATCGCGCGCGGGTCGACGGTCTCGCCCGCCGCGCGCCATTCGTCGGCGACGAGGCCGGCAAGGGACTCGTTCGGCAGCAGCAGCAGGGCGCGGGCTGGGGTGCGGACCGGGCGCCCGTCCAGCTCGATCCGCCACGCGCCGCCTTCGTCCGCGACTGCCGCGGCGTCCTTCCAGAAGCGCTTCATCGGCGGTCGGTCTTTGCCCAGTGCTGACGGAGCAGGACGGGGCCGAGCAAGGCCATGACCAGCCCGCAGCCGTTCAATATCATGCCAAGCCCGAGCGCGCCGCCGGGACGGACGAGGTCGCTGAAGAGGATTGCCATGCCGAGCAGGAACAGCAGCAATCCCGAGATGCGGAGCAAGGCGAAGATGCCGAAGCGCTGGCGCCATAAGTCGTCGTCGGGCGTCATGCGGCGACCTTCACCAGCGCCTCGGCCTGGTCGAGCACCTCGGCCGGGTGGGCGGCGAGCGTGTCGGCTCCGGCGGCGCGAAGCTCGGCGGCGTCGTGATAGCCCCACAGCGCGCCGATGGCATGGCAGCCGGCGGCCTTGGCCATGCCCATGTCCCAGCCGGTGTCGCCGATCACCACCGACCGATGCGGCTCGGCACCGCAGTCGGCGAGTGCCTGCAGGGTCATCGACGGGTGCGGCTTGGACGGGTGGCGGTCTGCGGTCTGGAGCGAGAGGAAGCGGGCGTGGAGGCCGTGGCTCGTCAGGCAGTGACGCAGGCCACGGTCCGACTTGCCGGTCGCCACCGAGAGCAGCCAGCCGCGTTCCTCAAGCGCGTCGAGTAGTGGGAGGATGCCGTCGTACAGCGGCTCCTCGACCTGGGCCTGCCCGCGAAGGGTGACGAACGCATCCTTGTAGGTCTGCGCCATGCGGCTGTGGAGGTCGGCATCGTGGGACGGGGCCAGTTCAGCCATCGCCTCGACCAGCGACAGGCCGATGACCCGCTGCGCCTGCTGGCGGGGCGGAAGATCGAGCCCGTGTTCGGCGAAGGCGAGGCCGAGCGCGCGGTGGATGGTCCCGCCGCTGTCGACCAGTGTGCCGTCGCAGTCGAAGATCGCGCAGCGGATCACTTGCGGCCCCTCGGCGGTCCCTTGGCGGGCGGACCCTTGGCGGGTGGGCCCTTGGAACGCGTCGGCTTGGCCGGGGCGGAGGCCGCGCCGCGACCGCGCCGCTCGCCCTTGCGCTCCTTGCGGGCGGTCTTGGCGGCGGCGGCCTTGCGGCGGAACTGCACTTCCGCGCTCTTGGCCGGGTCGGGCCGGTCGAGCGGCATGTTTTCGCCGTCGCGCGCCTCGAAGCCGAGGGTCGCCAGCGTTTCGGCAAAATGGGCCGGAAGCTCGGCGGCGGTATCGATCTCCTTGCCGCCCGGCGCGTCGATCTTGAGCCGGCGGGCATGGAGGTGGAGCTTGCGGCTCACCCCGCCGGTCAGGAACGCATCGGCCCCGCCATATTTGGCATCGCCGACGATCGGATGGCCGAGATGGGCCATGTGCGCGCGAAGCTGATGGGTGCGGCCGGTCTGCGGCTGCAGCTCGACAAAAGCGGCGCGGGTGCCGGCGCGGTCGATCACCCGGAAACGGGTGCGCGCAGCCTGACCGTCCTCGGCGACGTGCATCTTCTCGCCCCCGGTGCCGGGCTGCTTGGCGAGCGGGGCGTCGATCAGCCCCTCGTCCTGGCTGAGGTCGCCAACCACCACCGCCCAATAGACCTTGCGCGCGGTGCGCCCCGCGAAGCTTTTGGAGAAGAAGGCCGCGCTGCGGGCCGAGCGGGCGACCAGCAGCACCCCGCTGGTGTCCTTGTCGAGGCGGTGGACCAGCTTGGGCCGGTTGCCCTCCTCGTCGGCCAGCCCGTCGAGCAGGCGGTCGAGATGCTGGTCGGTCTTGGTGCCGCCCTGCGTCGCGAGGCCCGGCGGCTTGTTCAGGACGAAGGCGTCGGGCGTGGTGTCGATCACCATTTCCTGGACGAAGCTGCGTTCGTCGTCGGTCAGCGGCTCAAGCACGCGGCTCGGGCGGTCGCTGCGCGCCGGCTGGGCGTCGCGCGGCGGGATCCGGATGGTCTGCCCGGCCTCGATCCGGTCGCCCGGGGTGGCCTTTTCGCCGTTGACGCGAAGCTGCCCGGTGCGGGCCCAGCGCGAGACGAGGTTGAAGCTGACCTCATCGCCCATGTGGCGCTTGAACCAGCGGTCGAGCCGGATTCCGTCGTCGTCCGCAGCGACGGTAAAGGTGCGGTGCTCGGTGCTCATGGCCGTGCCCCCTAGCGCCTCGGCCTAGAGCGTGTCGAGGAAGTGGAGCACGAGCCCAACGAAACCGCCCACCAAAGTGCCGTTGATACGGATGTATTGGAGGTCGCGGCCGACCGCGGATTCCAGCCGTTCGGTGACCGTTCGCGCGTCCCATCCGCGGATCGTGTCGCTGACCAGGCTGACGATCGACCCGCCATAGCTGGCGGCCATCCCGGCGGCGGCACGGCGGACGAACTGGTTGACCGCGCGGCGGATCCGGGGGTCGCCTTCGAGGGTCGAGCCGGCCGAGCGCAGCACCTCGCCCATCCGTCCGGCGAGCGCGGCGTCGGGGTTGCGCGCGGCGGCGATGATCGAGGCGCGGCCCTTCTGCCACAAGCGGTCGAGCCATTGCGCGACCGAGCGGTTGGCGAGCAGCTCTTCCTTCCATTGCTCGACCCGGGCGCGGGTCTCGGGCTTGTGCTGGAGGTCGTGCGCGAGACTGGAGAGCGCTTCCACCATCTTGCCGCGCATCGGGTGGTCGGGATCGGCGCTGACCTCCACCGTCAGCTTGCGCAGGCCGTCGACGATCGCATCGGCCAGCTTCTCGTCCAGTGCGGCGAGGCGCAGCACCCAGCTTGCGCGACGCTTGACCATGTCGCGGATCAGCGATTCGTTGGCGTCGAGCGCGCGCGACAGTGCGCGGATCGCGGCCTCGAGCATGGGGACATGGCGATTGTCCTCGATCGCCGAGGCGAGCGCGGCACCGAGCAGGGGGGAGACTTCGGTCTTGGCGAGGCGCTGGGAGATGGCGCCCTTGACGATGCCGCCGAGCCGTTCGTCATCGAGGGATTCGAACAGGTCGGCGATCAGGCGCGAGGCGCCGCGGCGGATACGGGTGCCTTCGCCCGACGGCGCGCGCAGGAAGCGGCCGGCCGCTGCGGCGACGTCGATCCCGCGCATCCGCCGCGCCACCACCCGCGCGACCAGGAAATTGTCGCGGATGAAATTGGCCAGTGTGAGCCCGATCCGGTCCTTGTTGCGCGGAATGATCGCGGTGTGCGGGATCGGCAGGCCGAGCGGGTGGCGGAACAGGGCGGTGACCGCGAACCAGTCGGCCAGCCCGCCGACCATCGCGGCTTCGGCGAAGGCCTTGACCAGGCCGAGCCAGGGGT
Coding sequences within it:
- a CDS encoding ATP12 family chaperone protein, giving the protein MKRFWKDAAAVADEGGAWRIELDGRPVRTPARALLLLPNESLAGLVADEWRAAGETVDPRAMPLTGLANAAIDHVAPRPDSFAEGLARYANSDLLCYRADSPDKLIAAQAAAWDPLLRWARRRYDVDFEVIHGVAPVDQPQATRDRLTQAVHALDPFALAALSPLVTVGGSLVAALALYEGAVGVDEAWHAVSLDERWQLDQWGSDEEAEKAMAAREADFRAGARLLALLPAA
- a CDS encoding DUF445 domain-containing protein; this translates as MVALSRFNPVQPGAQGMKVVATGLLVVMAAIFVVTRALEPRYPWLGLVKAFAEAAMVGGLADWFAVTALFRHPLGLPIPHTAIIPRNKDRIGLTLANFIRDNFLVARVVARRMRGIDVAAAAGRFLRAPSGEGTRIRRGASRLIADLFESLDDERLGGIVKGAISQRLAKTEVSPLLGAALASAIEDNRHVPMLEAAIRALSRALDANESLIRDMVKRRASWVLRLAALDEKLADAIVDGLRKLTVEVSADPDHPMRGKMVEALSSLAHDLQHKPETRARVEQWKEELLANRSVAQWLDRLWQKGRASIIAAARNPDAALAGRMGEVLRSAGSTLEGDPRIRRAVNQFVRRAAAGMAASYGGSIVSLVSDTIRGWDARTVTERLESAVGRDLQYIRINGTLVGGFVGLVLHFLDTL
- the gmk gene encoding guanylate kinase — its product is MDSSLRTRRGLLIVLSSPSGAGKSTISRMLMEEDPTITMSISATTRPMREGEVADVDYHFVDEAEFEHLIEADELAEWAYVFGHRYGSPKEPIKEALKAGRDTLFDIDWQGTQQLEYAFRTDLVKIFILPPSMTELERRLTDRGTDEPEVIDFRMRRAAAEIGHWAEYDYVLINEDVERCAAKVKAIVEAERLRRERQPYLLNFVRHLVEKPN
- the clpS gene encoding ATP-dependent Clp protease adapter ClpS, coding for MAGEDDRPGKSDGVEEIERGVVTRTRPRTRKPSNYKVLMLNDDYTPMEFVVLCLQQFFSMSIEDATRVMLQVHQQGVGVCGVFTYEVAETKVSQVIDFARENQHPLQCTLEKA
- a CDS encoding dienelactone hydrolase family protein, whose product is MNETTIAHAFRGEQLHSVPVGTGGASRGTVIIVPTFAGITDLEKGFARDLAGRGYACLIADLWGCSYDGPDQRDAAFGHMTRLKSDRAALRDRMLAIVELARAQEGTDPARIAAIGFCFGGLCVLDLARSGADIAGVASFHGLFDAPDLPAQPIKAKVVAYHGWDDPMVPPDAVVALAKELTDAGADWQIHGYGHTGHGFTNPKAAGLNIPGVDYNAAAARRSWAALHDYLDELFG
- the murA gene encoding UDP-N-acetylglucosamine 1-carboxyvinyltransferase, whose translation is MDSIVIQGGKRLEGAIPISGAKNSALTLLPCAILTDEKLTLSNLPRLADVDSFGHLMNELGVSTKIEGMHKGEIGRRMTLRAENLISTVAPYDMVRRMRASILVLGPLLARAGDATVSLPGGCAIGDRPIDLHLQALEAIGAEIEIAAGFVRATAPGGKRLSGGDFTFPVVSVGATENAVMAAVLAAGRTNLYNAAREPEIVDLCRLLQKMGAHIEGEGSPHIKIEGVEKLHGCTYAVMPDRIEAGSYACAAGITGGSVDLIGIRPEDMLATTNALVQAGLMIEFHDHGMKVSADGPLRPLALSTAPFPGFATDMQAQFMAMLCRAKGESFLEETIFENRYMHVPELRRMGANIDVRGRSAIVHGVDHMTGAKVMATDLRASMSLIIAGLAAEGETEVLRVYHLDRGYERLEEKLSAVGATIERRGGG
- a CDS encoding RluA family pseudouridine synthase, with amino-acid sequence MSTEHRTFTVAADDDGIRLDRWFKRHMGDEVSFNLVSRWARTGQLRVNGEKATPGDRIEAGQTIRIPPRDAQPARSDRPSRVLEPLTDDERSFVQEMVIDTTPDAFVLNKPPGLATQGGTKTDQHLDRLLDGLADEEGNRPKLVHRLDKDTSGVLLVARSARSAAFFSKSFAGRTARKVYWAVVVGDLSQDEGLIDAPLAKQPGTGGEKMHVAEDGQAARTRFRVIDRAGTRAAFVELQPQTGRTHQLRAHMAHLGHPIVGDAKYGGADAFLTGGVSRKLHLHARRLKIDAPGGKEIDTAAELPAHFAETLATLGFEARDGENMPLDRPDPAKSAEVQFRRKAAAAKTARKERKGERRGRGAASAPAKPTRSKGPPAKGPPAKGPPRGRK
- a CDS encoding HAD-IA family hydrolase, with translation MIRCAIFDCDGTLVDSGGTIHRALGLAFAEHGLDLPPRQQAQRVIGLSLVEAMAELAPSHDADLHSRMAQTYKDAFVTLRGQAQVEEPLYDGILPLLDALEERGWLLSVATGKSDRGLRHCLTSHGLHARFLSLQTADRHPSKPHPSMTLQALADCGAEPHRSVVIGDTGWDMGMAKAAGCHAIGALWGYHDAAELRAAGADTLAAHPAEVLDQAEALVKVAA
- a CDS encoding phasin family protein, giving the protein MTDTVNNETIETAVEQAEPVEAAVVEAVKKVNARRVKTERKPRARKAAGGQTVKNTTPRAAKVARQIEDTTMNFNPTNSFTNFQPFAAVPGMDRIQNLFADAGSKGQEVIEKSRKGAEELAELTRANVEAVVEAGKIAATGAKTVGEDALGRVREGIEQNVAELKSLAQVSSPTEFFQLQSEIAKSNFDRMVASLSQLTEASVKLAGEAIQPLSNRASLNAEKINEMTA
- a CDS encoding DUF1697 domain-containing protein, translating into MTAYVALLRAVNVAGTGKLPMSELKRMGEECGFGHVRTFIASGNLLFTSADSEKKVQACLAARVADFFGREVPIFVRSAKEMADLAAANPFDDDKGSRVMAHVIDAKPTQAMLDEARNVAGERMALGPRAIYVSYGEGIGSSKLKLPAVASGTARNMNSIGKIAALLGAMP